One part of the Aurantibacillus circumpalustris genome encodes these proteins:
- a CDS encoding lipopolysaccharide biosynthesis protein, producing the protein MSLSREQFIKNSVWTFLELALYPILMIIATPIFIKKLGIEQYGLWMLVSTITLGVNVLNIGVGDTNIRLISKYRAENNFALIKRVFNYNFSFSLFLCFCAMFVGIAFYKFNFISIFYKTTDYKFASTILLLACFSSGIKFIEIALLSVFKGFERFDISSKLILLSKNSIMFANLALVILNYDLVTVFCFSVIINFLNVLTQIAVLHYYERQIIGYPNFKFLKEKLEELNYNFWYWLQSVVALMGFLADKLVVAYFTDVKTLGYYSIASLIGTQIHNFFLSFGSFIFPRVSFKLAANKEIKGIYFIARSIVALIGWFLILTLLLFGDFVFKAWLGNETFLNSIYFIKLYLVFEAGMLLIIVPFYFINGTKHIKLNSLFEVTIRSAHFFAILLGFYLSGVNGILYGLIISTFINIPFQYFYFQKRVLPDLNRFQFLVIISPVFFLFGLIISTNVFFQVPLILGFIILCKLIYFDPAKQQSKEIISLKGLFNKIENK; encoded by the coding sequence ATGTCCCTTTCTAGAGAGCAGTTTATTAAGAATTCGGTTTGGACCTTTTTGGAGTTGGCTTTGTACCCAATTCTGATGATTATAGCAACCCCTATTTTTATTAAAAAACTCGGAATCGAACAATACGGCTTGTGGATGCTCGTGAGTACCATAACACTCGGTGTGAATGTTTTGAATATAGGAGTAGGTGACACCAACATTCGCCTTATTTCGAAATATAGGGCTGAAAATAATTTCGCACTTATAAAGAGAGTTTTCAATTACAATTTTTCATTTTCATTGTTTTTATGTTTTTGCGCCATGTTTGTTGGAATAGCTTTCTACAAGTTTAATTTCATTTCGATTTTTTATAAAACTACAGATTACAAATTCGCCAGTACAATCCTCTTGTTGGCATGTTTCTCTTCAGGAATTAAATTTATTGAAATTGCTCTCCTTTCTGTTTTTAAAGGTTTTGAGCGGTTCGATATTAGCTCTAAATTGATTCTGCTATCTAAAAACTCTATCATGTTTGCAAACTTAGCCCTTGTGATCCTGAACTATGATTTAGTAACTGTTTTTTGTTTTTCTGTAATAATCAATTTTTTGAATGTCCTTACCCAAATAGCTGTGCTTCATTATTACGAAAGACAGATTATTGGATATCCCAATTTTAAATTTCTAAAAGAAAAGTTGGAAGAACTGAATTATAATTTTTGGTATTGGCTTCAATCGGTTGTTGCCCTCATGGGTTTTTTGGCTGATAAATTGGTGGTGGCTTATTTTACAGATGTTAAAACACTGGGGTATTATTCTATTGCTTCACTCATAGGCACACAAATTCATAACTTTTTTCTCAGTTTTGGTAGTTTTATTTTTCCACGGGTTTCTTTTAAGCTTGCAGCAAACAAAGAAATTAAAGGAATTTATTTTATCGCCAGGAGCATAGTGGCCCTGATAGGATGGTTTCTAATTCTAACTTTATTGTTATTTGGTGATTTCGTCTTTAAGGCCTGGTTAGGAAATGAAACTTTTTTAAACAGCATTTACTTCATAAAACTCTATCTCGTATTTGAGGCTGGAATGTTACTTATCATTGTGCCTTTTTATTTTATAAACGGAACAAAGCATATCAAATTAAATTCTTTGTTTGAAGTAACCATTCGTAGCGCACATTTTTTTGCTATACTACTGGGATTCTATTTGTCAGGTGTAAATGGCATCCTATATGGATTAATCATTTCAACGTTCATTAATATTCCGTTTCAGTATTTCTATTTTCAAAAAAGAGTTTTGCCCGATTTAAACAGGTTTCAGTTTTTGGTAATCATTTCCCCTGTTTTTTTTCTTTTTGGATTAATTATTTCCACGAACGTCTTTTTTCAAGTACCTTTAATTTTAGGTTTTATTATTTTATGCAAACTAATTTATTTTGATCCGGCAAAACAACAGTCAAAAGAAATCATCTCACTTAAAGGCTTATTCAATAAAATTGAAAATAAGTAA
- a CDS encoding O-antigen ligase family protein translates to MKISKYSVLANIYFFFNSLFLPKGLLYTTILGPIFFYRTVRSQRKTFLKPFSAFLIIYDAIHLYIGVDIKSFFVSNVLFILTYFCVISFYHFVNNYDKLPKLFKEVLLCNALLALLAIPFFFAPKEYQQWFWYINKLTVGFEGFPRLALFTYEASYYSLLLIPVWYYYVFKFLFNSISTHKWLNLFLITTPMIMSLSFGVIGASLLTLILMCVIFSKRLYKFKRPFLIITSFLIIISMGLFILWYVNPDNAFFARLQNIIEGKDTSTNGRTTDSFTMAWRIAYIKNIFFGAGLGQIKIMAAEVVHKYYNYWGVFPRYDIPNAMGETLAIFGLLGVFLRLVLEMWLFFKTHVFSNYYRLALFIFVFIYQFTGSFITNIVEYVIWILAFSNAFTQFNKNKKV, encoded by the coding sequence TTGAAAATAAGTAAGTACTCAGTATTAGCTAACATTTACTTCTTTTTTAATTCTCTTTTTTTACCGAAGGGATTATTATATACTACTATTCTGGGACCAATTTTTTTTTACCGGACAGTAAGGTCACAGCGTAAAACATTTCTGAAGCCCTTTAGCGCCTTTCTTATAATTTATGATGCTATTCATCTTTACATTGGCGTTGATATTAAATCGTTTTTTGTTTCGAATGTGCTTTTTATTTTGACATATTTTTGTGTTATTTCTTTTTATCATTTCGTAAATAATTACGACAAATTACCCAAACTATTTAAGGAAGTTCTTCTCTGTAACGCCTTACTGGCTTTACTTGCAATTCCCTTTTTCTTCGCTCCAAAAGAATATCAACAGTGGTTTTGGTACATAAATAAGTTGACTGTTGGTTTTGAAGGCTTTCCAAGATTGGCTTTGTTTACCTACGAAGCTTCGTATTATTCACTCTTACTTATTCCGGTTTGGTACTATTATGTTTTTAAATTTTTGTTCAATAGTATTAGTACTCACAAGTGGTTAAACTTGTTTTTAATTACCACTCCAATGATCATGTCTCTTTCATTTGGTGTTATCGGTGCCAGCCTGCTTACCCTAATACTTATGTGTGTTATTTTTAGTAAAAGATTATATAAGTTCAAACGACCCTTTTTAATCATTACTTCATTTCTTATTATAATCTCAATGGGCTTATTTATTTTGTGGTATGTTAATCCGGATAATGCCTTTTTTGCACGCCTTCAGAATATTATTGAAGGCAAAGACACGTCTACAAATGGCAGAACAACAGATTCTTTTACAATGGCATGGCGTATTGCGTATATAAAAAATATTTTTTTCGGCGCTGGCCTGGGACAAATAAAAATAATGGCTGCTGAAGTGGTTCATAAATACTACAACTATTGGGGTGTTTTTCCAAGGTATGATATTCCTAACGCTATGGGTGAAACGCTCGCTATCTTCGGTTTACTTGGCGTTTTCTTAAGGCTAGTTTTGGAAATGTGGTTGTTTTTTAAAACTCACGTTTTCTCAAACTATTATAGATTAGCATTGTTTATCTTTGTTTTTATTTATCAATTCACAGGTAGTTTCATTACTAACATTGTTGAATACGTTATCTGGATTTTGGCGTTTTCAAATGCATTCACGCAGTTTAATAAAAATAAAAAGGTATGA
- a CDS encoding B12-binding domain-containing radical SAM protein: MIVLTHGYFLEDDLKEQKIMKPYVPLGILYISAFLESKRINHEVFDSTFSNFEKFKIYLEEKKPKLIGIYTNLMTKIMVLKMVEYIKKSAELKSCKIILGGPEIRYNAENYLNTGADMLVVGEGEETFFELCDQFLKTGHLSNEVSGTAFLVKKEVVFTQERSLIKDINVLPMPARKNIDLNLYGNAWKKHHGYSMYSVSTMRGCPYTCKWCSRAVYGGTYRRRSPKLVVDELEYLKINYNPDQIWFVDDVFTINHKWLKEFKTELLSRKIVIPYEIITRADRMNDEVIQILKETGCFRVWIGAESGSQKIIDAMDRRVEVTMVREMIIKTKKAGIQAGTFIMLGYPGENRSDIKETINHLQLSDPTFYTITVAYPITGTPLYNEVSSTLNSLGDWQKRTDREYDFQRKHSKKFYLHAIDWVYNEVNFKKTNNIIKKVKHKSRSVIAQAMMFLS; this comes from the coding sequence ATGATAGTTCTAACACATGGATATTTTTTGGAAGATGATTTGAAGGAGCAGAAAATCATGAAACCCTATGTTCCACTGGGTATCCTTTATATTTCGGCTTTTTTAGAAAGTAAAAGAATTAACCACGAGGTATTCGACTCTACTTTTTCAAATTTTGAGAAATTTAAAATTTATCTGGAAGAGAAAAAACCAAAACTGATTGGGATCTATACCAATTTAATGACCAAAATAATGGTTTTAAAAATGGTGGAGTATATAAAAAAAAGCGCCGAATTAAAATCATGCAAAATTATATTAGGGGGACCAGAAATTCGTTACAATGCCGAGAACTACTTAAACACTGGAGCCGATATGCTTGTTGTTGGTGAAGGAGAAGAGACTTTTTTTGAACTGTGCGACCAATTCTTAAAGACTGGACATCTTTCAAACGAAGTTTCAGGAACAGCATTTTTGGTGAAAAAAGAAGTAGTTTTTACCCAAGAACGTTCATTAATTAAAGACATTAATGTATTGCCAATGCCGGCGAGAAAAAACATCGACTTAAATTTGTATGGCAATGCATGGAAGAAACATCATGGGTATAGTATGTATTCTGTAAGTACTATGCGTGGGTGTCCATACACCTGTAAATGGTGCAGTAGGGCAGTGTATGGCGGCACTTATCGCCGCCGTAGTCCGAAATTAGTGGTAGATGAGCTGGAGTATTTAAAAATCAATTATAATCCTGATCAAATTTGGTTTGTAGATGATGTTTTTACAATTAATCATAAATGGTTGAAAGAATTTAAAACTGAACTTTTAAGCCGGAAAATTGTTATTCCCTATGAAATCATAACGCGGGCAGATAGAATGAACGACGAGGTTATTCAAATATTAAAAGAAACAGGTTGTTTTAGGGTGTGGATTGGGGCGGAAAGTGGCTCTCAAAAAATTATAGACGCCATGGATAGACGAGTAGAAGTGACAATGGTGCGCGAAATGATTATTAAAACGAAAAAAGCCGGTATTCAAGCTGGCACATTTATCATGTTAGGCTATCCTGGTGAAAACCGATCAGACATAAAAGAAACTATTAATCATTTGCAACTATCTGATCCTACTTTTTATACCATTACTGTTGCTTATCCAATTACCGGAACACCTCTGTATAATGAAGTGTCTTCTACTTTAAATTCGCTAGGTGATTGGCAAAAAAGAACAGACAGAGAATATGACTTTCAAAGAAAGCACAGCAAAAAATTTTATTTACATGCAATTGATTGGGTATATAACGAAGTGAACTTTAAGAAAACAAATAATATTATCAAAAAGGTAAAACACAAATCCCGCTCCGTCATCGCGCAAGCAATGATGTTTTTAAGTTAA
- a CDS encoding 2Fe-2S iron-sulfur cluster-binding protein: MSDIKINIQNPDNSITTLDAPTDMGLSLMEFLKGNEYDILATCGGMALCATCHVEVVSGFDLLSEISNDEWAMLDTLPNITPTSRLSCQLRLNDALNNVTVKIKGDGV, from the coding sequence ATGAGTGATATAAAAATTAACATACAAAATCCAGATAATTCGATAACAACACTGGATGCTCCAACGGATATGGGTTTGAGTTTGATGGAATTTTTAAAAGGTAATGAATATGACATCCTCGCAACCTGTGGTGGAATGGCACTTTGTGCAACTTGTCATGTAGAAGTTGTTTCAGGATTTGATTTACTTTCAGAAATTAGTAACGATGAATGGGCAATGTTGGATACACTTCCTAATATTACTCCTACTTCACGCCTCTCCTGTCAGTTAAGATTAAACGATGCTTTGAACAATGTTACAGTGAAAATTAAAGGCGACGGTGTTTAA
- the mce gene encoding methylmalonyl-CoA epimerase, producing MIQKIEHIGIAVKNINDSNTLFKKLFGKEHYKIEAVESEGVSTSFFMLGETKIELVAATNETSSIAKFIEKKGEGIHHIAYAVDNIELEMERLKKEGFELINQQPKDGADNKRICFLHPKSTNGVLVELCEEKK from the coding sequence ATGATACAAAAAATAGAACACATTGGCATTGCGGTTAAAAATATTAATGACAGCAATACACTCTTTAAAAAACTATTCGGAAAAGAACATTATAAAATAGAAGCTGTAGAAAGTGAAGGCGTAAGCACCTCTTTTTTTATGCTTGGGGAGACTAAAATAGAGTTAGTTGCGGCCACAAACGAAACGAGTAGCATAGCAAAATTTATCGAAAAAAAAGGCGAAGGCATTCACCATATTGCTTACGCTGTAGATAATATTGAATTGGAAATGGAGCGCTTAAAAAAAGAAGGTTTTGAATTAATTAATCAACAGCCTAAAGATGGTGCTGATAATAAACGGATTTGTTTTTTACATCCAAAATCAACTAATGGTGTTTTAGTGGAACTTTGTGAAGAGAAGAAATAA
- a CDS encoding J domain-containing protein, whose product MTNYYEILGLNSNAGILEIKSAFRQLAKIYHPDKNPNGIEYFSKILKAYETLSNPTLKATYDYKLHYSQAQTQSEQKVKTTKNWKFNERELKRRQYYNDHIKKYAKQTANYMAEAENKKNYNEFKYILFATPLAVLLFLLIMHLATRDHEEAIQTSKEHSLIETVNSTVEVKEVSDLKLGDEPYTNVFGLPKYDTLDNKTLVVKNLSGVETIVCLFYKNDFIRSFYLKENISATVTQLPKKPLFIYYCSGSNFDYSKYLTPSEVNGAFTKNLKFYKSVKENKLNSLNELTLLQGVNEGFEQIDERTFFKKD is encoded by the coding sequence TTGACAAATTACTACGAAATACTGGGATTAAATTCAAATGCTGGAATTTTAGAAATAAAGTCCGCTTTTAGGCAACTCGCTAAAATTTATCATCCGGACAAAAATCCAAATGGTATCGAATATTTCAGCAAGATTTTAAAAGCTTACGAAACCTTATCCAACCCTACTCTAAAGGCGACCTATGACTACAAACTCCATTATAGTCAAGCGCAAACACAGTCCGAACAGAAAGTAAAGACTACCAAAAACTGGAAGTTCAATGAGCGCGAGCTTAAACGACGCCAATATTACAACGACCATATAAAAAAGTACGCTAAACAAACAGCTAATTATATGGCAGAAGCAGAGAATAAAAAAAATTATAACGAATTCAAATATATACTATTTGCTACACCACTCGCTGTTTTACTCTTTCTTCTTATCATGCACCTTGCAACACGCGATCATGAAGAAGCAATACAGACAAGTAAAGAGCATAGTCTTATAGAAACGGTTAATAGTACTGTTGAGGTGAAAGAAGTTTCTGATCTTAAACTCGGTGACGAGCCCTATACCAACGTTTTCGGTCTTCCAAAATACGATACACTAGATAATAAAACCCTTGTTGTAAAAAACCTGAGCGGAGTAGAAACAATTGTTTGTTTGTTTTATAAAAATGATTTTATCAGAAGTTTTTATCTGAAAGAAAACATTTCCGCCACAGTAACGCAACTACCAAAAAAGCCACTTTTTATATACTATTGCTCGGGGTCTAATTTCGATTATTCTAAATACCTCACACCTTCTGAAGTGAATGGCGCCTTTACAAAAAACTTAAAGTTTTACAAAAGCGTTAAAGAAAATAAACTAAATTCACTCAATGAATTAACCTTACTGCAAGGAGTTAACGAAGGCTTTGAACAAATTGATGAAAGAACATTTTTTAAAAAGGATTAA
- a CDS encoding aldehyde dehydrogenase yields MQHIKNYINGQLIEPVSKTYLDNYNPSNGKVYSYIPDSDGKDVDLAYAAANAAFKEWSTTPKDKRSYYLLKIASLIQKNLDKLALAESIDNGKPVKLAKSIDIPRAAANFHFYGTGILHYSSHAHDMEGSAINYTLRQPVGVAGCISPWNLPLYLFSWKIAPALAAGCTVVAKPSEITPMTAYLLSEICIEAGLPAGVLNIVHGLGGKVGNAIVSHKDIPLISFTGGTVTGKHIASIAAPMFKKMSLELGGKNPNIIFADCDYDKMLTTTINSSFSNQGQICLCGSRIFVERSIYEKFKKDFVAKTKTLIVGDPQNDKTRIGAIVSKSHQEKILSYIELAKTEGGTILCGGKKHSAPGELSEGYYLEPTIIEGLKYDCRTNQEEIFGPVVTITPFDTEEEALMMANSTIYGLASIVWTENLTRAHRMANAIHAGIVWINCWLLRDLRTPFGGVKASGVGREGGFEALDFFTEPKNVCIKL; encoded by the coding sequence ATGCAACACATTAAAAATTATATCAACGGTCAGTTAATTGAGCCAGTTTCAAAAACATATCTTGATAACTACAATCCTTCTAATGGAAAAGTATACTCTTACATTCCTGATAGTGATGGAAAAGATGTTGATTTAGCTTATGCTGCTGCAAACGCGGCTTTTAAGGAATGGAGCACAACACCAAAAGACAAGCGTTCTTATTATCTTTTGAAGATCGCCTCACTTATTCAAAAAAATCTCGATAAACTTGCGCTTGCAGAAAGCATTGATAACGGAAAACCTGTTAAACTTGCAAAAAGCATAGATATTCCTAGGGCTGCAGCTAATTTCCATTTTTATGGAACAGGCATATTACATTATTCTTCTCATGCACATGATATGGAAGGAAGTGCCATTAATTATACTTTGCGTCAGCCAGTAGGTGTTGCAGGTTGCATTTCACCTTGGAATTTACCATTGTATTTATTTAGTTGGAAAATTGCTCCGGCTCTTGCCGCGGGTTGTACAGTAGTTGCCAAACCTTCTGAAATAACACCCATGACTGCTTATCTTTTATCTGAGATTTGCATTGAAGCAGGTTTACCAGCGGGTGTCTTAAACATAGTGCATGGACTCGGTGGTAAAGTTGGAAACGCGATTGTAAGTCATAAAGACATTCCACTTATATCTTTTACTGGCGGCACAGTAACTGGTAAGCATATTGCTTCCATTGCAGCACCAATGTTTAAAAAAATGTCATTGGAATTAGGTGGTAAAAATCCTAATATCATTTTTGCAGATTGTGATTATGATAAAATGTTAACCACAACTATTAATTCTTCTTTTTCAAATCAAGGTCAAATTTGCCTTTGCGGATCTCGTATTTTTGTGGAACGTAGTATTTATGAAAAATTTAAAAAGGATTTTGTTGCAAAAACTAAAACCTTAATTGTTGGAGATCCTCAAAATGATAAAACAAGAATAGGTGCCATTGTTTCTAAATCACATCAAGAAAAAATATTGAGTTATATTGAATTGGCGAAAACGGAAGGAGGAACAATTCTTTGCGGCGGCAAAAAACATTCTGCACCTGGAGAACTTTCTGAAGGGTATTATTTGGAACCAACTATTATTGAAGGTTTGAAATATGATTGTCGCACAAATCAAGAAGAAATTTTTGGGCCTGTTGTTACCATCACTCCCTTTGATACTGAAGAAGAAGCTTTAATGATGGCCAATTCGACTATTTACGGTTTAGCAAGTATTGTTTGGACAGAAAATTTAACTCGCGCGCACCGCATGGCAAATGCTATTCATGCGGGCATTGTATGGATTAATTGTTGGTTACTTCGTGATTTACGCACACCCTTTGGTGGTGTTAAAGCTAGTGGCGTAGGAAGAGAAGGGGGGTTTGAGGCGCTTGATTTTTTTACTGAACCAAAAAACGTTTGTATTAAATTATAG
- a CDS encoding helix-turn-helix domain-containing protein — protein MAAKKTLKSVKSDNNIQSQFISHFKQVLPPGMGLAEEMADVLKVSTDSAYRRIRGETELTIDEIFKIAKKYEISVDEVFSTRGDKVTFSYTKLTDSAENFEGYLVRLISHLKTINKFENKRIYYVAEEIPIFYSFYTKKLTDFKLFYWQRSVLNIPDYQQIKFEYGIVPEHLVNLAHNSYQEYLTVPSTEVWTDETVYTGLRQIRFYLDSGILTKEIALELFAEYRKMIEMVHRNAESGRKNISDKEETYSLYNSEVVLGTNCIYIIMGDARFSYISFNTINSLTTNNPEFCDETEHWMRNLEKKSTLISGVSEKQRYQFFSQMFKRIDSFIEKAQNY, from the coding sequence ATGGCAGCTAAAAAGACTTTAAAATCCGTTAAATCAGACAACAATATTCAAAGTCAGTTTATAAGCCATTTTAAACAAGTCTTACCGCCAGGAATGGGACTCGCCGAAGAAATGGCAGATGTGCTTAAGGTTAGTACCGACAGTGCTTATCGCAGAATAAGAGGTGAAACAGAATTAACAATCGACGAGATCTTTAAAATTGCCAAGAAATACGAAATTAGTGTTGACGAAGTTTTTAGTACTAGGGGAGATAAAGTTACATTTTCATACACAAAGTTAACTGATAGCGCTGAAAATTTTGAAGGTTACCTTGTTCGCCTTATCAGTCATTTAAAAACCATTAATAAATTTGAAAATAAAAGAATTTATTATGTAGCAGAAGAAATTCCTATTTTCTATTCATTTTACACAAAAAAGCTTACTGATTTTAAATTGTTTTACTGGCAAAGAAGCGTGTTAAATATTCCAGATTACCAACAAATCAAATTTGAATATGGTATCGTTCCTGAACACCTGGTTAATTTAGCGCATAATTCTTATCAGGAATACCTTACCGTTCCAAGTACGGAGGTATGGACAGATGAAACAGTATACACAGGCTTACGACAAATACGATTTTATCTTGACAGTGGAATTCTAACAAAAGAAATAGCACTTGAACTTTTTGCTGAATACCGTAAAATGATCGAAATGGTTCATAGAAACGCAGAAAGTGGTAGAAAAAATATAAGTGATAAAGAAGAAACTTATAGTCTCTATAATAGCGAGGTTGTATTAGGCACAAATTGTATTTACATTATTATGGGGGATGCGAGATTTTCTTACATTTCTTTTAACACTATAAACTCCCTCACAACTAATAATCCGGAATTTTGTGATGAAACAGAACACTGGATGCGGAACCTTGAAAAAAAGAGTACTTTAATAAGTGGTGTTAGCGAAAAACAACGCTACCAATTTTTTAGTCAGATGTTTAAACGTATTGACTCATTTATAGAAAAAGCACAAAACTACTAG
- a CDS encoding NAD(P)/FAD-dependent oxidoreductase: MKKKVTIVGGGACALMLACELNTAKFDVSIYEKNGALGRKFLVAGEGGLNLTHSENQKNFITRYTPASFFENSFLHFSNKDFILWLNELGITTFVGSSGRVFPSRGIKPIEVLNTFLNKIKKNKVEIFTKHTLKKFSHENILYFESGSVLKEIKSDIIIFCLGGASWPVTGSDGIWTALIKEKGIQINPFKASNCSFKINWPDAIVSKIEGKVLKNISITCGGKIHLGEIVLTKTGIEGSGIYPLSPEIRIQLEEKKIAEIVLDFKPNLSLEKIQEKLNSKPSETNITEHLKKHLNLSNIHVQLLKSYLSKEDFLNNIILSKKVKEFKLLITETGPIEDAISTIGGIDLKEIDSNFQLKKLPECYAIGEMLDYDAPTGGYLLQSCFSMAKFLSDRLNSVTF, translated from the coding sequence TTGAAAAAAAAAGTGACTATAGTTGGCGGAGGTGCCTGTGCGCTGATGCTGGCTTGCGAATTAAATACGGCCAAATTCGATGTTTCTATTTATGAAAAAAACGGAGCCTTAGGGCGAAAATTTTTAGTTGCAGGCGAAGGAGGTTTAAATCTTACGCATTCTGAAAATCAGAAAAACTTTATTACACGTTATACACCGGCTTCATTTTTTGAAAATTCGTTTTTACATTTTTCTAATAAGGATTTTATTTTATGGTTAAACGAACTGGGTATTACTACGTTTGTTGGATCGAGTGGGAGAGTTTTTCCATCAAGAGGTATCAAACCAATCGAAGTTCTCAATACTTTTTTAAATAAGATTAAGAAAAATAAAGTTGAAATTTTCACTAAACATACTTTAAAAAAATTTTCACACGAAAACATCTTATACTTTGAAAGTGGTTCTGTATTAAAAGAAATAAAAAGTGATATTATTATTTTTTGTTTAGGTGGCGCCAGCTGGCCTGTTACAGGAAGCGATGGAATATGGACCGCATTAATAAAAGAAAAGGGAATTCAAATAAATCCTTTCAAGGCAAGCAATTGTTCTTTCAAAATAAACTGGCCTGATGCAATCGTATCAAAAATAGAAGGTAAAGTTTTAAAAAACATAAGCATTACTTGTGGCGGTAAAATACATTTGGGTGAAATTGTTCTCACAAAAACAGGCATTGAAGGAAGTGGCATATATCCCTTAAGCCCTGAGATTAGAATACAACTAGAAGAAAAAAAGATAGCAGAAATAGTTCTGGATTTTAAACCAAACCTTTCATTAGAAAAAATTCAGGAAAAATTAAATTCGAAACCTTCAGAAACAAACATTACAGAACATCTTAAGAAACATTTAAATCTCAGTAATATTCATGTGCAACTTTTAAAAAGTTATCTTTCTAAAGAAGATTTTTTAAATAATATAATTCTTTCAAAAAAAGTAAAAGAATTTAAACTCCTAATTACTGAAACCGGTCCAATTGAAGATGCTATCTCTACAATTGGAGGAATTGACTTAAAGGAGATTGACAGTAATTTTCAGCTTAAAAAATTACCAGAATGTTATGCGATAGGCGAAATGCTTGATTATGATGCACCTACAGGTGGTTATCTTTTGCAGTCTTGTTTTAGTATGGCAAAGTTTCTTTCTGACCGCTTAAATTCGGTAACTTTTTAA
- a CDS encoding enoyl-CoA hydratase/isomerase family protein produces MVATSEYIVCEIKNSVLVITINRPDKLNALNKQTIEELHETLVEAENQDDIRAIILTGSGQKAFVAGADIAEFANFSVTEGKQLSSIGHFKIFNFIENFSKPIIAAVNGFALGGGLELAMACHIRVVSENAKMGLPEVSLGLIPGYGGTQRLAQLLGKGKAFEMIVTADMINAQDAYKWGLANYVTTQEELLNKCFEITNKIATKSPTAIKTAIKVINAGYNNNLNGYEVEIEEFGKAFGTKDFKEGVSAFLGKRKAEFKGE; encoded by the coding sequence ATGGTGGCAACTAGCGAGTACATAGTATGTGAAATTAAAAATAGTGTATTGGTTATTACAATAAACCGACCAGACAAATTAAACGCACTTAACAAACAAACAATTGAAGAGCTTCATGAAACATTAGTAGAAGCTGAAAACCAAGATGATATCCGTGCCATAATTCTTACTGGTTCTGGACAAAAGGCTTTTGTTGCGGGAGCTGATATTGCTGAGTTTGCGAATTTTTCTGTTACTGAAGGAAAACAATTAAGCTCAATCGGACATTTTAAGATTTTTAATTTTATTGAAAATTTTAGTAAGCCTATTATCGCTGCTGTAAACGGATTTGCATTAGGTGGTGGTCTTGAGCTTGCAATGGCTTGTCATATAAGAGTTGTGAGTGAAAATGCTAAGATGGGTCTTCCAGAAGTAAGTCTAGGTTTAATCCCAGGCTACGGAGGCACACAGCGTTTAGCGCAATTGTTAGGAAAAGGAAAAGCGTTTGAAATGATTGTAACAGCAGACATGATTAATGCCCAAGACGCTTACAAATGGGGACTTGCCAATTATGTGACCACACAAGAGGAATTATTAAATAAATGCTTTGAGATAACAAACAAAATTGCAACTAAAAGTCCTACTGCAATTAAAACAGCAATTAAAGTAATTAATGCTGGTTATAATAATAACCTTAATGGTTACGAAGTGGAAATTGAAGAATTTGGAAAAGCGTTTGGCACCAAAGATTTTAAAGAGGGTGTCAGTGCTTTTTTAGGAAAACGCAAAGCCGAATTTAAAGGCGAATAA
- the gatC gene encoding Asp-tRNA(Asn)/Glu-tRNA(Gln) amidotransferase subunit GatC — protein MANKIDIKTVDEIAHLARLEFDETSKPEILNDINRMLSFVDKLNELDTTNVEPLIYMTNERNVLRVDTPETTLTQKEALKNAPKKDSDYFKAPKVIEQNR, from the coding sequence ATGGCAAATAAAATAGATATTAAAACTGTAGATGAAATTGCTCACCTTGCTCGCTTAGAGTTTGATGAAACATCTAAACCTGAAATATTAAATGATATAAACCGGATGTTAAGTTTCGTGGATAAACTGAACGAACTTGATACAACTAATGTTGAGCCTTTGATCTATATGACCAACGAAAGAAATGTATTACGTGTTGATACGCCTGAAACAACGCTAACTCAAAAAGAAGCACTTAAAAACGCACCAAAAAAAGACAGTGATTATTTCAAAGCGCCAAAAGTAATTGAGCAAAACAGGTAA